One region of Limnospira fusiformis SAG 85.79 genomic DNA includes:
- a CDS encoding class I SAM-dependent methyltransferase translates to MNTSDKIKPDWAGGDFLSQFVNLLIQTKPIFNLMKYQARRVLIKTAEKKGIPWRETYQQLEGSGVTALLPEITDTTVVYPDYYQVPFHAYDEGNLCWKAAFEAESATYSMALRVWPKEDLSWLTAQERLRHSFHQVLENYSPNPVHDILDIGCSVGISTQALHSYYQHRQETSIRTVGLDLSPYMLSVAKMRDTQGKISEWKHANAENTGFPDDSFDVVTLQFVIHELPRTATRKIFKEALRILRSHGVLAIVDNNPKSAVIQNLPPVLFTLMKSTEPWTDDYYTFDVETALSECGLNYQTTIETDPRHRTIIAIKP, encoded by the coding sequence ATGAATACAAGCGATAAAATCAAACCCGACTGGGCTGGTGGTGATTTCCTCTCCCAATTTGTGAATCTTCTCATCCAAACTAAGCCAATTTTCAACCTCATGAAATATCAGGCTAGGCGGGTGTTAATTAAAACCGCCGAAAAGAAAGGCATTCCCTGGCGAGAAACTTATCAGCAACTCGAAGGGTCTGGCGTAACAGCCTTACTCCCAGAAATCACTGATACCACAGTAGTTTACCCCGACTATTATCAAGTTCCCTTTCATGCTTATGATGAAGGAAATCTTTGCTGGAAAGCTGCTTTTGAGGCGGAGTCTGCTACCTATTCAATGGCTTTGCGAGTATGGCCAAAAGAGGATTTATCATGGCTAACAGCCCAGGAAAGGTTGCGGCACAGTTTTCATCAGGTTTTAGAAAACTATAGCCCTAACCCAGTTCATGATATTTTAGATATAGGTTGTTCCGTGGGAATTTCTACCCAGGCTTTACATAGTTATTATCAACACAGACAAGAAACCTCAATCCGAACAGTAGGCTTAGATTTATCTCCCTATATGTTATCGGTGGCAAAAATGCGGGATACTCAAGGAAAAATTAGTGAGTGGAAACACGCTAACGCTGAGAATACGGGTTTTCCTGATGATTCTTTTGATGTGGTAACTTTGCAATTTGTGATTCATGAATTACCGCGAACAGCCACGCGGAAGATATTTAAAGAAGCCTTACGAATTTTGCGATCGCATGGTGTGTTAGCCATAGTTGATAATAACCCCAAATCCGCCGTCATTCAAAATCTGCCACCCGTGCTATTTACCTTAATGAAAAGTACAGAACCCTGGACGGATGATTACTATACCTTTGATGTAGAAACCGCCTTATCTGAATGTGGATTGAACTATCAAACCACCATCGAAACTGACCCCCGTCATCGAACTATTATTGCCATCAAACCTTGA
- the mfd gene encoding transcription-repair coupling factor: MTFSAVVRTLGRSPLTAELLTKLNQQQALHLNGLPRVPKGLTASALAQEAGLNLLVITATLEEAGRWSAQLEVMGWQTVHFYPTSEASPYEPSYSEEMVWGQMQVLADLVARNTGKADPVAVVATERSLQPHLPPVSDFQSYCLTLKLGMTWEGKTIDEKLAQLGYQRVAVVETEGQWSRRGDIVDVFPVASELPVRLEWFGDELERIRELDPVTQRSLDRVEQLILTPTNFAPIIEANLSLSTETLETLKSAQISETKTGLSHLLGLAYHKPASLIDYLPELTLAVIDEPDQCAGHGDRWFEHIDEQWQNEQGKLVTAEGISVEIPAIHQCFRESLATVENRFDRLYLSELADYKSPLIQASTASINLASRPVPVTPHQFGKIAEVIRQQRDRQFTVFLISAQPSRSVALLSEHDCPSKFIPNPRDYPAIDSLIRNTPIALKYTGLAELEGFILPTFRLVIITDREFYGQHALATSGYIRKRRRAASKQVDPNRLQPGDYVVHRQHGIGKFVKLESLTINQEIRDYLVLQYADGTLRVAADQVGTLSRLRRSESKVPQLNKLTGKAWEKSREKVGKSIKKLAVDLLKLYAERSQKTGFSYPQDTPWQQEMEDSFPYQPTPDQLKCSQDVKRDMESDRPMDRLVCGDVGFGKTEVAIRAIFKAVTAGKQVAFLAPTTILTQQHYHTLKERFAPYPIEIGLLNRFRSASEKKLIQQKLTTGEIDIIVGTHSVLSKHIKFRDLGLLVVDEEQRFGVNQKEKIKALKTHVDVLTLTATPIPRTLYMALSGIREMSLITTPPPSRRPIQTHLGPLNQETIRAAICQELDRGGQVFYVVPRIEGIEEKSAAIREMVPSARLAIAHGQMEAGELESIMLTFSAGEADILVCTTIIESGLDIPRVNTILVEDAHKFGLGQLYQLRGRVGRAGVQAHAWLFYPVKGDGQAALTEDAVKRLRAIKEFTQLGSGYQLAMRDLEIRGAGDILGAQQSGQMNAIGFDLYTEMLQEAIQEVRGQEIPQVDDTQVDLILTAFIPSDYITDLDQKMSAYRAVASCQDSEELSRIEEDWSDRYGKIPAPAQQLLRVMELKQIAKKLGFARIRPDDSKQNIVLETPMEEPAWNLLKQNLPEHLQPRFIYGRKQVKIRGLGALPPSKQLDCLIQWLQTMQEGIQS, from the coding sequence ATGACCTTTTCTGCTGTAGTTCGGACCTTGGGGCGATCGCCTCTGACGGCTGAACTTCTGACTAAACTGAACCAACAGCAAGCTCTTCACCTTAACGGTCTTCCCCGTGTTCCCAAAGGACTGACGGCTTCAGCTTTAGCCCAGGAAGCGGGGTTAAACCTATTGGTGATAACAGCTACTTTGGAAGAGGCTGGTAGGTGGTCAGCCCAGCTAGAGGTGATGGGGTGGCAGACGGTACACTTTTACCCGACCTCGGAAGCATCCCCCTATGAACCCAGTTATAGCGAAGAGATGGTCTGGGGACAGATGCAGGTATTAGCGGACTTAGTGGCAAGAAACACAGGGAAAGCAGACCCGGTGGCGGTGGTAGCTACAGAGAGGTCTTTACAACCCCATCTCCCTCCGGTGAGCGACTTCCAGAGTTATTGTCTAACCCTGAAGTTGGGGATGACCTGGGAAGGAAAAACCATAGACGAAAAACTCGCCCAGTTGGGATATCAACGGGTGGCAGTGGTGGAAACTGAGGGGCAGTGGAGTCGCCGGGGAGATATTGTAGATGTGTTCCCTGTGGCTTCAGAACTTCCGGTGCGTCTGGAATGGTTTGGGGATGAGTTAGAAAGAATTAGGGAACTGGACCCGGTGACACAGCGATCGCTTGATCGGGTTGAGCAACTAATTCTCACGCCGACGAATTTTGCTCCGATTATCGAAGCGAATTTATCCCTATCTACGGAGACCCTAGAAACTCTCAAATCGGCTCAGATATCGGAGACGAAAACCGGACTATCTCATCTGTTAGGATTAGCATATCACAAGCCAGCTTCTTTAATTGATTATCTACCGGAATTAACTTTAGCGGTAATTGATGAACCTGACCAATGTGCAGGTCATGGCGATCGCTGGTTTGAACATATCGATGAACAGTGGCAAAATGAACAAGGTAAGCTGGTAACAGCAGAAGGGATATCTGTGGAAATTCCGGCAATTCATCAATGCTTCCGGGAGTCCCTAGCGACGGTTGAAAATCGTTTTGATAGGCTGTATCTCAGTGAACTGGCTGATTATAAATCCCCTCTTATTCAGGCTTCCACAGCATCGATAAACTTAGCCAGTCGTCCCGTCCCGGTGACTCCCCACCAATTCGGAAAAATTGCCGAGGTGATTCGCCAACAACGCGATCGCCAATTTACAGTCTTTCTAATTTCCGCCCAACCTAGCCGCTCAGTGGCTTTGTTATCGGAACATGATTGCCCATCTAAATTTATACCCAACCCCCGCGACTATCCAGCCATAGACTCATTAATCCGTAATACCCCCATTGCTTTAAAATATACGGGACTAGCCGAATTAGAAGGGTTTATTCTCCCCACCTTCCGTTTAGTTATTATCACGGACAGAGAGTTTTATGGTCAACACGCTTTAGCTACTTCTGGTTATATCCGCAAACGCCGCCGCGCCGCCTCCAAACAGGTAGATCCGAATCGACTACAACCGGGAGATTATGTGGTTCACCGCCAACATGGAATCGGTAAATTTGTGAAGTTGGAAAGCCTGACTATTAATCAAGAAATCCGCGATTATTTAGTGTTACAATATGCAGATGGAACCCTAAGAGTGGCGGCGGATCAGGTGGGAACTTTATCCCGTCTAAGGCGGTCAGAGTCGAAGGTTCCCCAACTCAATAAGTTGACGGGTAAAGCCTGGGAAAAAAGTCGGGAAAAAGTGGGTAAGTCCATTAAAAAATTGGCGGTTGATTTGCTGAAACTTTACGCCGAACGTTCCCAAAAAACTGGATTTAGCTATCCCCAGGATACACCTTGGCAGCAGGAAATGGAAGATTCTTTTCCTTATCAACCGACTCCCGACCAACTGAAATGTAGCCAAGATGTGAAACGGGATATGGAAAGCGATCGCCCTATGGATCGTCTGGTGTGTGGAGATGTCGGTTTTGGGAAAACGGAAGTAGCAATTAGGGCGATTTTTAAAGCAGTTACGGCGGGGAAACAAGTGGCATTTCTCGCCCCCACAACGATTCTCACCCAACAACATTATCACACACTAAAAGAACGTTTTGCGCCTTATCCCATTGAAATTGGATTGCTTAATCGCTTCCGTAGCGCTAGTGAAAAAAAGTTGATTCAACAAAAGTTAACGACCGGAGAAATAGATATTATTGTGGGTACGCATTCGGTGTTATCTAAACATATTAAATTTCGGGATTTGGGACTGTTGGTAGTGGATGAAGAACAGCGGTTTGGGGTGAATCAAAAAGAGAAAATTAAAGCCCTAAAAACTCATGTGGATGTTTTGACTCTGACGGCGACTCCCATTCCCAGGACGCTGTATATGGCGTTATCAGGTATTCGAGAAATGAGTTTAATTACAACCCCACCACCCTCTCGTCGCCCAATTCAAACCCATTTAGGACCATTAAACCAGGAAACTATTAGGGCGGCGATTTGTCAGGAACTAGATCGGGGAGGACAGGTGTTTTATGTGGTTCCCCGCATTGAGGGTATTGAGGAGAAGTCGGCGGCGATTAGAGAAATGGTCCCTAGTGCTAGATTGGCGATCGCTCATGGTCAAATGGAAGCTGGAGAGTTAGAGTCGATCATGCTCACTTTTAGCGCCGGAGAGGCTGATATTCTCGTCTGTACGACCATTATTGAGTCGGGCTTAGATATCCCCCGTGTTAATACTATTCTGGTCGAGGATGCCCATAAATTCGGGCTAGGACAATTGTATCAGTTGCGCGGTCGTGTGGGGAGGGCGGGAGTTCAAGCCCACGCTTGGCTATTTTATCCGGTTAAAGGTGACGGACAGGCGGCTTTAACAGAAGATGCAGTTAAGCGACTGAGGGCGATTAAGGAGTTTACCCAGTTGGGGTCTGGTTATCAATTGGCGATGCGAGATTTGGAAATTCGCGGCGCTGGGGATATTTTGGGCGCTCAACAGTCGGGTCAAATGAATGCGATCGGTTTTGATTTATATACCGAAATGCTACAGGAAGCTATCCAAGAGGTACGCGGACAGGAAATTCCCCAGGTCGATGATACTCAGGTGGATCTGATTTTGACGGCATTCATCCCATCAGATTATATCACAGATTTAGATCAAAAAATGAGTGCTTATCGGGCGGTGGCATCTTGTCAGGATTCGGAAGAGTTAAGTAGAATTGAGGAAGATTGGAGCGATCGCTATGGTAAAATTCCCGCACCAGCCCAACAGTTACTCCGGGTAATGGAGTTAAAACAAATCGCTAAAAAGTTGGGGTTTGCTCGCATTAGACCGGATGATTCTAAGCAGAATATTGTTTTAGAAACACCTATGGAAGAACCCGCCTGGAATTTATTAAAGCAGAATTTACCTGAACATTTACAGCCTCGCTTTATCTACGGTCGCAAACAGGTAAAGATTCGTGGCTTGGGGGCCTTACCTCCTAGTAAGCAGCTCGATTGTCTGATTCAATGGTTGCAAACTATGCAGGAGGGAATCCAATCATAA
- a CDS encoding ferrous iron transporter B yields the protein MLSPVVYPPTIEIAIAHIESLLLKDNSLPSYTLSHRSLALLILQRDPQFLETIKTSPYREEYDLAIMEAQVSLDVPISRAIAITRQEKAGNIEKEVLTESATDTSDLAEKLHQITVNPITGFPLLLIILYFGVYKFVGEFGAGTLVDLIEGGFETYINPRVDAFVAAVIPLEIFQDLLANDYGIITLGVRYAIAIVLPVVGTYFLMFSLLEDSGYLPRLSLMLDQLFKIIGLSGRAVIPMVLGLGCDTMATVVTRTLETRRERMITIFLLALAVPCAAQWGVILGLLSMKPTALLIWGGFILSVFLIVGALTSRIIPGNRSEFYMEVPPLRIPKLQNILIKTYLRMKGYFWEIVPLFIWVSVFIWIGHLTGVFNWLVGLLEPITLALGLPREVAPIFLYGFFRRDYGAAGLFDLTQTGILTGNQLVVTAIVLTLFLPCVAQFQVMVKEQGLKITLIMVALIIPFAFTMGYGANFLLDLVGVNF from the coding sequence ATGTTGAGTCCAGTAGTGTATCCTCCGACCATAGAAATAGCGATCGCTCACATCGAATCTCTGTTATTGAAAGATAATAGTCTCCCCTCCTATACCCTCTCCCATAGAAGTTTAGCCCTACTAATTTTGCAGCGAGATCCCCAATTTTTGGAGACCATAAAAACCAGCCCCTATCGGGAAGAATATGATCTGGCTATTATGGAAGCCCAGGTCAGTCTTGATGTTCCTATTAGTCGTGCGATCGCCATTACCCGACAAGAAAAAGCCGGGAATATTGAAAAAGAAGTCTTAACCGAATCAGCCACCGACACCTCAGACCTAGCCGAAAAATTGCACCAGATTACAGTTAATCCGATTACCGGGTTTCCTCTACTTTTAATCATCCTATATTTCGGCGTTTATAAATTTGTCGGTGAGTTTGGCGCGGGGACTCTAGTAGACCTAATTGAAGGCGGTTTTGAAACCTATATTAATCCCAGGGTAGATGCTTTCGTAGCCGCCGTAATTCCCCTAGAGATATTCCAGGATTTATTGGCTAATGATTATGGTATTATTACTCTAGGAGTTCGTTATGCGATCGCTATTGTTTTACCCGTAGTAGGGACTTATTTTCTCATGTTTTCCCTATTAGAAGATAGTGGATATTTACCCCGGCTATCTCTCATGCTAGATCAGTTATTTAAGATAATAGGCTTATCAGGAAGGGCGGTAATTCCCATGGTATTAGGCTTAGGATGTGATACTATGGCAACTGTCGTCACCCGCACCCTAGAAACTCGTCGGGAGAGGATGATTACCATTTTTCTCCTCGCCCTAGCTGTTCCCTGTGCCGCCCAGTGGGGCGTGATTTTAGGACTACTTTCCATGAAACCAACAGCCCTATTAATTTGGGGGGGATTTATCCTCTCCGTTTTTCTAATAGTCGGCGCATTAACTTCTCGGATTATTCCCGGAAATAGATCCGAATTTTATATGGAAGTTCCCCCTTTGAGAATACCCAAGTTACAGAATATCCTCATCAAAACCTATCTGCGTATGAAGGGATATTTTTGGGAAATAGTCCCCCTATTTATTTGGGTTTCCGTGTTTATTTGGATTGGTCATTTAACCGGAGTCTTTAACTGGTTGGTTGGTTTATTGGAACCCATTACTTTAGCCTTGGGACTACCTCGAGAAGTCGCACCTATTTTCCTCTATGGTTTCTTTCGTCGTGATTATGGCGCGGCGGGACTTTTTGATTTAACTCAAACTGGTATATTAACAGGTAATCAATTAGTAGTTACCGCCATAGTTTTGACTCTGTTTCTCCCCTGTGTGGCGCAGTTTCAGGTAATGGTTAAAGAACAAGGTTTGAAAATTACTCTGATTATGGTAGCATTGATTATACCTTTTGCTTTTACCATGGGATATGGTGCGAATTTTTTACTGGACCTGGTTGGGGTGAATTTTTAA
- a CDS encoding FeoA family protein, with product MISLVSLDLRVDAIVVEIKTQQDTILHKLFAMGVMPGVPLFLEQRFPSYVIKIGRSRVALDTETAKTIFVEVKASP from the coding sequence ATGATTTCTCTCGTGAGTTTGGATCTGAGGGTAGATGCGATCGTTGTCGAGATTAAAACCCAACAGGACACTATCCTACATAAACTCTTTGCTATGGGAGTTATGCCAGGAGTACCTCTATTTTTAGAGCAACGTTTTCCCTCCTATGTTATCAAAATCGGACGTTCACGGGTCGCTTTAGATACCGAAACAGCTAAAACTATTTTTGTCGAGGTTAAAGCATCACCCTAA
- a CDS encoding SGNH/GDSL hydrolase family protein, which produces MNQDKLNISRKLPIKAIVNNPVCKFFSQTLIIAGITFLLTEATFRIYHRINPTFVFYNRSYNRWRGRPHAQDFDFQLNSHGFKDVEFTQAKPEGIYRMLGIGDSFAFGIVPYHYNYLTLIEKQLNSQDKNIEVINMGIPGLGPAAYLALLINEGLVLNPDKILLSFYIGNDFIDNHLTSLDRNKHTFYTVAFLQSLIKLQTQFEGTVYNPNNLEYKDDHPTLTDESYLEQVSNLSRMFDIRTRDGIFLGFFEDAMADIRRIKEICDYRNIDLTIVIIPSEVQVNKQLQSQVIDILKPDDPQGLDFDHPNRLLRDRLSQYNINYIDLLDDFRQVSQTTRLYRPNDSHWNIAGNALAAELITKHLLTHHFNSDGD; this is translated from the coding sequence ATGAACCAAGACAAGTTAAACATTTCCCGAAAATTACCGATAAAAGCCATTGTTAATAACCCAGTTTGTAAATTTTTTAGCCAAACCTTAATTATCGCGGGAATTACATTTCTGCTAACCGAGGCTACCTTCAGGATTTATCACAGAATTAATCCCACATTTGTTTTCTATAACCGTTCATATAATCGTTGGCGAGGAAGACCCCACGCCCAAGATTTTGACTTTCAACTAAACTCCCATGGCTTTAAAGATGTGGAATTTACCCAAGCAAAACCGGAGGGTATTTATCGAATGTTGGGAATTGGTGATTCCTTCGCCTTTGGAATAGTTCCCTATCACTATAATTATTTAACCTTGATTGAGAAACAGCTAAACAGCCAAGATAAAAATATCGAAGTGATCAATATGGGAATTCCTGGCTTAGGACCCGCCGCCTATTTGGCTTTATTGATTAATGAAGGGTTAGTGCTTAATCCTGATAAAATCCTCCTATCCTTTTATATTGGTAATGATTTTATCGACAATCACCTAACTTCCCTCGATAGAAATAAGCACACCTTCTATACCGTCGCCTTTTTACAATCTTTGATTAAACTCCAAACTCAGTTTGAAGGGACTGTCTATAACCCCAATAACCTCGAATATAAAGACGACCACCCCACCTTAACTGATGAGTCCTATCTTGAACAGGTTTCTAACCTAAGTCGTATGTTTGATATTAGGACAAGGGACGGCATTTTCCTAGGGTTTTTTGAAGACGCTATGGCGGATATTCGCCGCATTAAGGAGATTTGCGATTATCGAAATATTGACCTAACCATTGTGATTATTCCTAGCGAGGTACAAGTCAATAAACAATTACAATCCCAAGTTATTGATATCCTCAAGCCTGATGACCCCCAAGGTTTGGATTTTGATCACCCTAACCGCCTCCTACGCGATCGCCTTTCTCAATACAATATCAACTATATCGACTTATTAGATGATTTTAGGCAGGTTTCCCAGACTACCCGACTCTACCGACCTAATGACAGCCACTGGAATATCGCCGGAAACGCATTGGCGGCGGAATTAATTACCAAACATCTACTTACTCACCACTTCAACTCTGACGGGGATTAG
- a CDS encoding CAAD domain-containing protein has translation MVEPTKSANPTTASPEGGTMTPTPDQGPNKEQFEEIKEKVVVFLSELPGYVSKFFGEYQKPIVTILLIVVAVVTIKVLFAVVDALNDIPLVAPTFELIGMGYAAWFVYRYLLKASTRQELVQEVNALRKQVFGNKS, from the coding sequence ATGGTAGAACCTACCAAAAGTGCCAACCCCACCACAGCTTCCCCCGAAGGAGGAACTATGACACCCACACCAGACCAGGGACCGAATAAAGAACAATTTGAAGAAATCAAAGAGAAAGTAGTTGTCTTTTTGTCGGAACTACCAGGTTATGTTTCCAAGTTTTTTGGAGAGTATCAAAAACCTATTGTTACTATCCTGTTAATTGTGGTGGCAGTGGTCACAATTAAGGTGTTATTTGCGGTAGTTGATGCCCTCAATGATATTCCCTTGGTAGCTCCCACTTTTGAGTTGATTGGCATGGGATATGCGGCTTGGTTTGTCTACCGTTACTTGCTGAAAGCCTCCACCCGCCAGGAATTAGTACAGGAAGTTAACGCTTTACGCAAACAGGTTTTTGGCAATAAGTCCTAA
- a CDS encoding alginate O-acetyltransferase AlgX-related protein: MKKLLPSVKLPPLRQILLLLCCWTIVPFFLVEVIMIVSEPYLFRGLYKYDPDLGFKIRGHANGNNQFGFNDRDYPLQPDPDIFRMLILSDSFNWAGGQQGNYTALLENQFREHYGQHQVDVINAGYPGTHTAEQLALLKKYGLQYNPHLVVLGFFVGNDFLDADPYRKRIIVNDLYIDIDRRQELIIFGYPIIPKSRLLLFIQQKYKIFREAARSQQSQQSHQLPQSQLVATTEAIALDEPETSPGILSLEKFLDVERGRMSFCNIEKLQNGDRDANINYILDSISEMNAILQARNIKFIVAIYPDEYQVNDHLLNQLQSTFYLNLDDYDITCQQNILISHLESNNIPYIDLTPRFRVEQQNRHLYLFQEPHWNSHGNQLAKDILFEHLVKITDSVFATEEK, from the coding sequence ATGAAAAAATTATTACCATCTGTAAAATTACCGCCCTTACGGCAAATTTTACTCCTACTGTGTTGCTGGACAATTGTACCTTTCTTCTTAGTAGAAGTAATCATGATTGTCTCCGAACCCTATTTATTTCGCGGACTCTATAAATACGATCCTGACTTAGGGTTTAAAATTCGCGGTCATGCTAACGGTAATAATCAATTTGGCTTCAATGACCGAGACTATCCCCTCCAACCAGATCCTGATATATTTCGGATGCTCATTCTCAGCGACTCTTTTAATTGGGCTGGTGGTCAACAAGGCAACTATACCGCTTTATTAGAAAACCAATTTCGGGAACATTACGGACAGCATCAAGTCGATGTCATTAATGCTGGATATCCCGGAACCCATACCGCCGAACAACTAGCCTTATTGAAAAAATATGGATTGCAGTATAATCCCCATTTAGTCGTCTTGGGTTTTTTTGTGGGGAATGATTTTCTTGATGCTGACCCCTATCGAAAACGAATTATTGTTAACGACCTTTACATTGATATTGACCGCCGTCAGGAGTTAATAATATTTGGCTATCCGATTATTCCTAAATCACGACTCTTATTGTTTATTCAACAAAAATATAAAATCTTTCGAGAAGCCGCTAGGTCTCAACAGTCTCAACAGTCTCATCAACTCCCCCAGAGTCAGTTAGTGGCGACTACCGAGGCGATCGCCTTAGACGAACCCGAAACATCCCCAGGTATTCTGTCCCTGGAGAAATTTCTGGATGTAGAACGTGGTCGGATGAGTTTCTGCAATATCGAGAAGCTACAAAATGGCGATCGTGATGCTAACATTAACTATATCTTGGATAGCATCTCAGAAATGAATGCCATTCTCCAAGCCAGGAACATTAAGTTTATCGTGGCTATCTATCCCGACGAATACCAGGTTAACGACCACTTGTTAAATCAACTCCAGTCTACCTTTTACCTAAACTTAGATGATTATGACATTACCTGTCAGCAAAATATCCTCATCTCCCATTTGGAGTCAAACAACATTCCCTATATTGACCTCACTCCTAGATTTAGAGTAGAACAACAAAACCGCCATCTCTATCTATTCCAAGAACCCCATTGGAACTCCCACGGAAACCAACTGGCTAAAGATATCTTGTTTGAACACTTAGTTAAAATTACCGACTCCGTATTCGCCACCGAGGAAAAATGA
- a CDS encoding energy-coupling factor ABC transporter ATP-binding protein, which produces MKRSHWESDCSIRVENLTFSYAGEKPIWREISFSLNPGERLGLLGPTGTGKSTLMETLIGLKTPNSGKIWIQGTLVEPSSLRQIRRQIGFGFQDPNDQLFMPTIFEDVMFGPCNYGVSNEQASEIAHQLLAQFGLAKLAHRSVHELSGGQKRLATLAAILALNPTILILDEPTNGLDPWWRRNLAEILVNLPIEVLLIASHDLQWVSRVTERSLILGDGKIQVDRPTKELLQDRDTLEKCGLPDNWA; this is translated from the coding sequence ATGAAGCGATCGCATTGGGAATCTGATTGTAGCATAAGAGTTGAGAATCTGACATTTAGCTATGCTGGGGAAAAGCCAATTTGGCGGGAAATTTCCTTTAGCTTGAACCCAGGAGAACGTCTAGGGCTTCTCGGACCAACGGGGACGGGTAAAAGTACACTGATGGAAACCCTAATTGGCTTAAAAACTCCTAACAGTGGCAAGATTTGGATTCAGGGAACCTTGGTAGAACCGTCAAGCCTGCGACAGATACGCCGCCAGATAGGTTTTGGTTTCCAAGACCCTAACGACCAGCTATTTATGCCGACCATTTTTGAGGATGTCATGTTCGGTCCCTGTAATTATGGGGTTAGTAATGAGCAAGCCTCAGAAATCGCCCATCAATTATTAGCCCAATTTGGTTTAGCTAAATTGGCTCATCGGTCTGTCCATGAACTATCAGGGGGTCAGAAACGTTTAGCCACCTTAGCAGCCATTCTAGCCCTAAATCCTACCATTTTGATTTTAGATGAGCCGACCAATGGGCTAGACCCGTGGTGGCGGCGTAACTTAGCGGAAATTTTGGTTAATTTACCTATCGAAGTCCTATTGATTGCTTCCCACGATCTACAATGGGTAAGCCGAGTAACAGAGCGATCGCTAATTTTGGGAGATGGCAAAATTCAAGTAGATCGACCCACTAAAGAACTATTGCAGGATAGGGACACCCTGGAAAAATGCGGTTTACCGGATAATTGGGCCTGA
- a CDS encoding FeoB small GTPase domain-containing protein, giving the protein MSCNHCSKNCSGQTSSSPRPWWKWWRPKSDRHFSAVSNKPTVALVGSPNVGKSVLFNALTSYYATVSNYPGTTVDISTGDMIIGDKAIAIIDTPGMYSLLPITEEEKVGRDLLMTRGIDLVIHVVNAQHLGRMLNLTLQLLEAGLPVLLAVNLIDEADHLGIKINAEDLEEKLGIPVVLMAAAHNIGVQELKTKVVDYVESSSVSSDHRNSDRSHRISVIER; this is encoded by the coding sequence ATGAGTTGTAATCACTGCTCTAAAAACTGTTCAGGTCAAACTTCTAGCTCACCGAGACCTTGGTGGAAGTGGTGGAGACCGAAAAGCGATCGCCATTTCTCGGCGGTGTCAAATAAGCCTACAGTCGCCCTAGTGGGTTCTCCGAATGTGGGAAAAAGCGTATTATTTAATGCCCTAACTAGCTATTATGCCACAGTTTCCAACTATCCGGGAACCACCGTAGATATTTCCACAGGAGACATGATAATTGGAGACAAAGCGATCGCCATTATAGACACCCCAGGGATGTATTCTCTCTTACCCATTACCGAAGAAGAAAAAGTCGGTCGAGACCTATTGATGACTAGGGGGATAGATTTGGTCATTCATGTAGTAAATGCCCAACATTTAGGGAGAATGCTAAACCTAACCCTACAATTACTAGAAGCCGGATTACCAGTTTTATTAGCAGTTAATCTGATTGACGAAGCCGACCATCTTGGTATTAAAATCAATGCTGAAGACTTAGAGGAAAAGCTAGGTATTCCCGTAGTGTTAATGGCTGCAGCCCATAATATTGGAGTTCAAGAATTAAAAACCAAGGTAGTAGATTATGTTGAGTCCAGTAGTGTATCCTCCGACCATAGAAATAGCGATCGCTCACATCGAATCTCTGTTATTGAAAGATAA